A region from the Brachyspira sp. SAP_772 genome encodes:
- a CDS encoding glucose PTS transporter subunit EIIB has translation MAINYKKTAEEIIRVVNKENIISAAFCATRLRLIVKDRESIKDSDVQKIDGVKGVFFNSGQYQIILGTGVVNKVYAEV, from the coding sequence ATGGCTATWAATTATAAAAAAACCGCTGAAGAAATTATTAGAGTAGTAAATAAAGAAAACATCATATCTGCTGCTTTCTGTGCTACTAGATTAAGATTAATAGTAAAAGACAGAGAGAGCATAAAAGATTCTGATGTTCAAAAGATAGATGGTGTTAAGGGAGTATTTTTTAATTCTGGACAGTATCAGATAATATTAGGAACTGGGGTTGTAAATAAAGTTTATGCTGAGGTT